From Leifsonia sp. fls2-241-R2A-40a, one genomic window encodes:
- the glmU gene encoding bifunctional UDP-N-acetylglucosamine diphosphorylase/glucosamine-1-phosphate N-acetyltransferase GlmU produces the protein MTDQNLAIVVLAAGQGTRMKSATPKLLHPLGGIPIVSHVLATAHELDAAHVIAVVRHERDRLAEVIAADMPEAIIVDQDEVPGTGRAVELAIEALPADFSGDVLVVNGDVPLLDAGTLRELIASHRAGEAAATILSSFPADPTGYGRIVRTPAGHLDRIVEHKDATAAEREIGEINAGIYLFGLAALRDRLALVSTDNAQGEKYLTDVIGLLREAGFDVDALPVAESWLVDGINDRAQLSDAAAKLNALLVRTWQLAGVTVQDPATTWIDVKAKLAPDVTILPGTQLRGATVVETGATVGPDTTLTDTEVGEGATVTRTDATLAVIGAGATVGPFAYLRPGTVLGAKGKIGTFTETKNAVIGEGTKLAHFNYVGDAEVGEKGNLGAGVITANYDGVNKHRTVIGSNVRISTNSVLVAPVRIGDGAYTGAGTVVRKDVPAGALAITVAPQRNIEGWVAQKRPGTDADRAAQESNAAEESGE, from the coding sequence ATGACCGACCAGAATCTCGCCATCGTCGTTCTCGCGGCGGGGCAGGGCACGCGGATGAAATCCGCCACCCCGAAGCTGCTGCATCCGCTCGGCGGCATCCCGATCGTCTCGCACGTCCTCGCGACCGCGCACGAGCTGGATGCCGCGCACGTGATCGCCGTGGTGCGTCACGAGCGCGACCGCCTCGCCGAGGTGATCGCAGCGGACATGCCCGAGGCGATCATCGTCGACCAGGACGAGGTGCCCGGCACCGGCCGCGCCGTCGAGCTGGCGATCGAGGCGCTCCCCGCCGACTTCTCGGGAGACGTGCTCGTCGTCAACGGCGACGTCCCCCTGCTCGACGCCGGGACGCTGCGCGAACTGATCGCGTCGCACCGCGCGGGCGAGGCCGCGGCAACCATCCTGTCGTCCTTCCCGGCCGACCCCACCGGCTACGGCCGCATCGTCCGCACCCCGGCCGGTCACCTCGACCGCATCGTCGAGCACAAGGATGCGACCGCGGCCGAGCGCGAGATCGGCGAGATCAACGCCGGCATCTACCTCTTCGGCCTGGCGGCGCTGCGGGACAGGCTCGCCCTCGTCTCGACCGACAACGCCCAGGGCGAGAAGTACCTGACGGATGTGATCGGCCTGCTGCGCGAGGCCGGCTTCGACGTGGATGCGCTCCCGGTCGCCGAGTCGTGGCTGGTCGACGGCATCAACGACCGCGCCCAGCTGAGCGACGCCGCGGCGAAGCTCAACGCACTGCTCGTGCGCACCTGGCAGCTCGCGGGCGTGACCGTGCAGGACCCGGCGACGACGTGGATCGACGTCAAGGCGAAGCTCGCACCGGACGTCACCATCCTCCCGGGCACGCAGCTGCGCGGAGCCACGGTCGTCGAGACCGGCGCGACCGTCGGCCCGGACACCACCCTCACGGACACCGAGGTGGGGGAGGGCGCGACCGTCACCCGCACCGACGCGACCCTCGCCGTCATCGGCGCCGGAGCCACGGTCGGGCCGTTCGCCTACCTGCGCCCGGGAACGGTCCTCGGCGCGAAGGGCAAGATCGGCACCTTCACCGAGACGAAGAACGCGGTCATCGGCGAGGGCACCAAGCTGGCGCACTTCAACTACGTCGGCGACGCGGAGGTGGGCGAGAAGGGCAACCTGGGTGCGGGCGTCATCACCGCCAACTACGACGGCGTGAACAAGCACCGCACGGTCATCGGGTCGAACGTGCGCATCAGCACGAACAGCGTGCTCGTCGCGCCCGTTAGGATAGGTGACGGAGCGTACACGGGGGCGGGCACGGTCGTCCGCAAGGATGTCCCCGCCGGAGCCCTCGCCATCACGGTCGCCCCGCAACGCAATATCGAAGGCTGGGTCGCGCAGAAGCGGCCGGGCACGGACGCCGACAGAGCTGCCCAAGAGAGCAACGCTGCGGAAGAGAGCGGAGAGTAA
- a CDS encoding ribose-phosphate diphosphokinase, with protein sequence MSGITATGQKRLVLISGRAHPQLAREIAECLGSELVPTDARTFANGEIYARFDESVRGSDAFVIQSHTSPINEWLMEQLIMVDALKRASAKRITVVAPFYPYARQDKKGRGREPISARLVADLFKAAGADRIMSVDLHAAQIQGFFDGPVDHLFAMPVLLEHMRRELDPATLTVVSPDMGRVRVADIWSDKLGAPLAIIHKRRDPLVPNQVSVHEIVGDVSGRVCLLVDDLIDTGRTIVKAAEALKAAGATGVVVAATHAVFSDPAVELLQSDAIDSVVVTDTLPLPEHKRWEGLTVLPIAPLLANAIREVFTDGSVTSMFDGAA encoded by the coding sequence GTGTCAGGGATCACCGCGACCGGCCAGAAACGTCTCGTCTTGATCTCCGGTCGCGCGCATCCCCAGCTCGCCCGGGAGATCGCGGAGTGCCTCGGTAGCGAGCTCGTCCCGACCGATGCACGCACCTTCGCCAACGGCGAGATCTATGCGCGCTTCGACGAGAGCGTCCGCGGGTCGGATGCGTTCGTCATCCAGTCGCACACGTCGCCCATCAACGAGTGGCTCATGGAGCAGCTCATCATGGTGGATGCGCTGAAGCGCGCGTCGGCGAAGCGCATCACCGTCGTCGCCCCGTTCTACCCGTACGCCCGGCAGGACAAGAAGGGCCGCGGGCGCGAGCCGATCTCGGCCCGCCTCGTCGCCGACCTGTTCAAGGCCGCCGGCGCCGACCGCATCATGTCGGTCGACCTGCACGCCGCGCAGATCCAGGGCTTCTTCGACGGACCGGTCGACCACCTGTTCGCCATGCCGGTGCTGCTCGAGCACATGCGTCGCGAGCTCGACCCGGCGACGCTGACCGTCGTCTCGCCGGACATGGGCCGCGTCCGCGTCGCCGACATCTGGAGCGACAAGCTCGGCGCGCCCCTGGCGATCATCCACAAGCGCCGCGATCCGCTCGTCCCGAACCAGGTCTCGGTGCACGAGATCGTCGGCGATGTCAGCGGGCGCGTCTGCCTGCTCGTCGACGACCTGATCGATACCGGCCGCACCATCGTCAAGGCGGCGGAAGCGCTCAAGGCCGCCGGCGCCACCGGCGTCGTCGTCGCCGCGACCCACGCCGTGTTCAGCGACCCGGCCGTCGAGCTGCTGCAGAGCGACGCGATCGACTCGGTCGTGGTGACCGACACCCTGCCGCTGCCGGAGCACAAGCGCTGGGAGGGCCTCACGGTCCTGCCGATCGCGCCGCTGCTCGCCAACGCGATCCGCGAGGTCTTCACCGACGGTTCGGTGACGTCGATGTTCGACGGGGCCGCGTAG
- a CDS encoding nucleotide disphospho-sugar-binding domain-containing protein: protein MNARPLDILLCSTPVHGHVSPLLAVSRALVDRGHRVHFLTGERYLERAAATGAAALRLPAAADYDDTDIDAAFPGRVGLTGPAGIRWDMTEIFLRPAPSQLAAMDAVIRDLGIDVVLAESLFLGAALLASRPRTSRPPLLNLGIVPLGLKSRDTAPFGLGIPPRPGALGRARNAALTVAAEKGVFAPVQRAALRTAAAAGVSLRGFVLDWPSQGDGVVQFTVPEFEYPRSDLRVPVHFFGPVSRTQPSDSALPAWWSDLDDGRPVLHVTQGTVANRDLGDLVLPTIRALAQDDVWVVASTGGRPVADLGTGLPANARVASYLPYDRLLPRTAAYVTNGGYGGIHYAMEHGVPIVVAGTTEDKAEVSARVAWSGVGIRLGTNRPEPGAVAQAVRTVLRDRTYAERSARIGAAIRAASGLDGLERAVVAAAEATADASAGRTAA from the coding sequence ATGAACGCCCGCCCGCTCGACATCCTGCTCTGCAGCACCCCCGTGCACGGACACGTCTCACCCCTTCTGGCCGTCAGCCGCGCCCTGGTCGACCGCGGCCACCGCGTCCACTTCCTCACCGGCGAGCGCTACCTCGAGCGCGCCGCCGCGACCGGCGCAGCGGCGCTCCGGCTGCCGGCCGCGGCCGACTACGACGACACCGACATCGACGCCGCCTTCCCCGGCCGTGTCGGGCTCACCGGTCCCGCCGGGATCCGGTGGGACATGACCGAGATCTTCCTCCGGCCCGCGCCCAGTCAACTCGCGGCGATGGATGCGGTGATCCGCGACCTGGGCATCGACGTCGTGCTGGCCGAGAGCCTGTTCCTCGGGGCGGCACTGTTGGCGTCGCGCCCGCGCACATCCCGCCCGCCGCTCCTGAACCTGGGGATCGTGCCGCTCGGCCTGAAGAGCCGGGACACAGCGCCGTTCGGACTCGGCATCCCGCCGCGCCCGGGCGCCCTGGGGCGCGCACGCAACGCCGCTCTGACGGTCGCTGCCGAGAAGGGCGTCTTCGCGCCGGTCCAGCGCGCTGCGCTCCGCACCGCCGCCGCGGCAGGTGTGAGCCTCCGCGGCTTCGTGCTCGACTGGCCCTCGCAGGGCGACGGGGTCGTGCAGTTCACGGTGCCGGAGTTCGAGTACCCGCGCAGCGATCTCCGGGTGCCCGTGCACTTCTTCGGCCCCGTCTCGCGCACGCAGCCCTCCGACAGCGCGCTGCCCGCGTGGTGGAGCGACCTGGACGACGGACGCCCGGTCCTCCACGTCACCCAGGGCACCGTCGCGAACCGCGACCTCGGCGACCTCGTGCTGCCGACCATCCGCGCCCTCGCCCAGGACGACGTGTGGGTGGTGGCCAGCACGGGAGGTCGACCCGTCGCCGATCTCGGGACCGGTCTCCCCGCCAATGCCCGCGTCGCCTCCTACCTGCCGTACGACCGGCTGCTGCCGCGCACGGCGGCCTACGTCACGAACGGCGGCTACGGCGGCATCCACTACGCCATGGAGCACGGGGTGCCGATCGTCGTGGCCGGCACCACCGAGGACAAGGCGGAGGTCTCGGCGCGGGTCGCCTGGTCGGGCGTCGGCATCCGGCTGGGGACCAACCGGCCCGAGCCGGGGGCCGTCGCGCAGGCGGTCCGGACGGTGCTGCGGGACCGGACCTACGCCGAGCGGAGCGCACGCATCGGCGCGGCGATCCGGGCCGCGTCCGGGCTCGACGGCCTCGAGCGGGCGGTCGTCGCCGCCGCCGAGGCGACGGCGGATGCGTCCGCGGGGCGGACGGCGGCCTGA
- a CDS encoding TetR family transcriptional regulator → MAGTRPYRSTLRQEHAQQTTRRILEAAAGVFSARGYASASLADIAAAAGVSVESVKVHGPKRALLLAAFELSFGGEAGESSLTERPEIAAIAALDDPYELLARLVAFIAAANARTGGLWSTFTAASRDDDAVRIAYTELLGRRHADYLSMVSLLGERGIASIAPLSPAGRRELADALSFVMSPEGHQQLIGESGWSFERYAEWLHATVRTLITEAGAAPTG, encoded by the coding sequence GTGGCCGGCACACGTCCCTACCGTTCGACCCTCCGTCAGGAGCACGCGCAGCAGACGACGCGCCGCATTCTGGAGGCTGCCGCGGGCGTGTTCTCCGCTCGCGGCTACGCGAGCGCCTCTCTGGCGGATATCGCGGCGGCGGCCGGGGTGTCGGTGGAGAGCGTCAAAGTGCACGGGCCGAAGCGGGCGCTGCTGCTCGCCGCCTTCGAGCTGAGCTTCGGCGGGGAGGCGGGGGAGTCGTCGCTCACCGAACGTCCTGAGATCGCGGCGATCGCCGCCCTCGACGATCCGTACGAGCTGCTCGCCCGGCTGGTGGCCTTCATCGCCGCCGCCAACGCGCGAACGGGCGGCCTGTGGTCGACGTTCACCGCCGCGTCCCGGGACGACGACGCGGTGCGCATCGCCTACACGGAGCTGCTCGGGCGCCGCCACGCTGACTACCTGAGCATGGTGAGCCTCCTGGGCGAACGCGGGATCGCCTCCATCGCGCCCCTGTCGCCGGCCGGGCGCCGTGAGCTCGCCGACGCGCTCTCCTTCGTCATGTCGCCCGAAGGTCACCAGCAGCTCATCGGCGAGAGCGGGTGGAGTTTCGAGCGCTATGCGGAGTGGCTGCACGCGACCGTGCGCACGCTCATCACGGAAGCTGGTGCGGCGCCGACGGGATGA
- the gndA gene encoding NADP-dependent phosphogluconate dehydrogenase, with the protein MSQEATANIGVVGLAVMGSNLARNLASREGNTVAVFNRTYARTEELVKAHPEAGFVDSEQIDEFVASLSKPRTAIIMVQAGKGTDAVIDQLVERFEPGDIIVDGGNANFHDTIEREKRIAPTGIHFVGAGISGGEEGALNGPSIMPGGSAESYETLGPILESIAAVAEGEPCVTHIGTDGAGHFVKMIHNGIEYADMQLIAEAYDLLRTIGGLEPAAIADVFAEWNKGYLESYLIEITAEVLRQVDAETGKPFIDIVLDQAGSKGTGVWTVQNALDLGVPVGGIAEAVFARAVSSKPNQRAAVQATIQSRPDVQKADDVESFADDVSKALYASKVVAYAQGFDAIIAGAEKYGWDIHKDRIAKIWRGGCIIRAQFLNRIADAYDENPNIATLLEAPYFADAVREGEAAWRRIVATAALSGVPVPGFGSALSYYDSLASKRLPAALVQGQRDFFGAHTYKRVDKEGVFHTLWSGDRTEIRTEGSSH; encoded by the coding sequence GTGTCACAGGAAGCAACGGCCAACATCGGAGTCGTCGGGCTGGCGGTGATGGGATCGAACCTGGCCCGCAACCTCGCCTCGCGTGAGGGCAACACGGTCGCCGTGTTCAACCGCACCTACGCCCGGACCGAGGAGCTGGTGAAGGCGCACCCGGAGGCCGGGTTCGTCGACTCCGAGCAGATCGACGAGTTCGTCGCGTCGCTGTCGAAGCCGCGCACCGCGATCATCATGGTGCAGGCCGGCAAGGGCACCGATGCGGTCATCGACCAGCTCGTGGAGCGGTTCGAGCCGGGCGACATCATCGTCGACGGCGGCAACGCGAACTTCCACGACACGATCGAGCGCGAGAAGCGGATCGCGCCCACGGGCATCCACTTCGTCGGCGCCGGCATCTCCGGCGGCGAGGAGGGCGCGCTGAACGGCCCGTCGATCATGCCCGGAGGTTCCGCCGAATCGTACGAGACGCTGGGCCCGATCCTCGAGTCGATCGCCGCGGTCGCCGAGGGCGAGCCGTGCGTCACCCACATCGGCACCGACGGCGCCGGCCACTTCGTCAAGATGATCCACAACGGCATCGAGTACGCCGACATGCAGCTCATCGCCGAGGCGTACGACCTGCTGCGCACCATCGGCGGCCTCGAGCCCGCCGCGATCGCCGACGTGTTCGCCGAGTGGAACAAGGGCTACCTCGAGTCGTACCTGATCGAGATCACGGCCGAGGTGCTGCGCCAGGTGGATGCGGAGACCGGAAAGCCTTTCATCGACATCGTGCTCGACCAGGCCGGCTCCAAGGGCACCGGCGTCTGGACCGTGCAGAACGCGCTCGACCTGGGCGTTCCGGTCGGCGGCATCGCCGAGGCCGTGTTCGCCCGCGCCGTGTCGTCGAAGCCGAACCAGCGCGCCGCCGTGCAGGCGACCATCCAGTCGCGTCCCGACGTGCAGAAGGCCGACGACGTCGAATCGTTCGCCGATGACGTGTCCAAGGCGCTGTACGCCTCGAAGGTCGTCGCGTACGCGCAGGGCTTCGACGCGATCATCGCCGGCGCCGAGAAGTACGGCTGGGACATCCACAAGGACCGCATCGCGAAGATCTGGCGCGGCGGCTGCATCATCCGCGCGCAGTTCCTGAACCGCATCGCCGACGCCTACGACGAGAACCCGAACATCGCGACGCTGCTCGAGGCGCCGTACTTCGCGGACGCGGTCCGCGAGGGCGAGGCCGCGTGGCGACGGATCGTCGCGACGGCGGCGCTCTCGGGCGTGCCGGTCCCCGGCTTCGGGTCGGCACTGTCGTACTACGACTCGCTCGCGTCCAAGCGCCTCCCGGCCGCGCTCGTGCAGGGCCAGCGCGACTTCTTCGGCGCGCACACCTACAAGCGCGTCGACAAGGAGGGCGTCTTCCACACCCTCTGGTCCGGCGACCGCACCGAGATCCGCACCGAGGGCTCCTCGCACTAG
- a CDS encoding gluconokinase — MRRPQVVVMGVSGSGKSTVGELLARNLGVPFVDGDALHPAANVAKMAAGVPLTDEDRIPWLHAVGRTLAGASAEGMVVACSALKRAYRDLIRSEAPDAVFAELDGTREVLAARMTARPGHFMPVTLLDSQLATLQPLQEDEPGVRVDVGPAPAQLVDLIEAHLREDAR, encoded by the coding sequence GTGCGGCGACCGCAGGTGGTGGTGATGGGCGTGTCCGGTTCGGGCAAGAGCACCGTGGGGGAGCTGCTCGCCCGGAACCTCGGGGTGCCGTTCGTGGACGGTGACGCCCTGCACCCCGCGGCCAACGTCGCCAAGATGGCCGCGGGCGTCCCGCTCACCGACGAGGACCGCATCCCCTGGCTGCACGCCGTCGGTCGCACACTCGCGGGAGCCTCGGCGGAGGGGATGGTCGTCGCCTGCTCCGCGCTGAAGCGGGCGTACCGCGACCTGATCCGGTCGGAGGCTCCGGACGCGGTGTTCGCGGAGCTGGACGGCACCCGCGAGGTCCTCGCCGCGCGCATGACCGCTCGGCCGGGGCACTTCATGCCCGTGACGCTGCTCGACTCCCAGTTGGCGACGCTGCAACCGCTGCAGGAGGACGAACCGGGGGTCCGGGTGGATGTCGGCCCCGCGCCCGCGCAGCTGGTCGACCTGATCGAAGCCCACCTGCGCGAGGACGCCCGCTAG
- a CDS encoding MarR family transcriptional regulator encodes MPESGLGSRFPAAAQSPGLLLWRVTNRWQAAMRAALAPHDLTHVQYVLLASLTWLGAREPDRLVTQADLAGFAATDPMMTSQVLRALERAGLVERLPHPTDRRARVLRVTREGAEAARRATVDVEAADAAFFADVDAGGFVAALQALSPASEPRSS; translated from the coding sequence ATGCCTGAGTCCGGACTCGGGAGCCGCTTCCCGGCAGCGGCGCAGAGTCCCGGCCTGCTGCTCTGGCGTGTGACCAACCGGTGGCAGGCGGCGATGCGCGCCGCGCTGGCGCCGCACGACCTCACGCACGTGCAGTACGTCCTGCTCGCCTCCCTCACATGGCTCGGCGCCCGCGAACCCGACCGCCTGGTCACCCAGGCCGACCTCGCCGGCTTCGCCGCGACGGACCCGATGATGACGTCGCAGGTGCTGCGCGCCCTGGAGCGCGCCGGACTGGTGGAGCGGCTGCCGCATCCCACCGACCGGCGGGCCCGGGTCCTGCGGGTGACTCGCGAGGGCGCGGAAGCCGCCCGCCGGGCCACCGTGGACGTCGAGGCGGCGGACGCAGCGTTCTTCGCCGACGTGGATGCGGGCGGGTTCGTCGCCGCGCTCCAGGCGCTGTCCCCGGCGTCGGAGCCGCGATCGTCCTAG
- a CDS encoding SRPBCC family protein, with the protein MWTTEHTARTVAPAAAVWASLRDLHSGIPLGPASDRFELHGPFAVGTEVTVTPQGQEPMTSTIVELEPERVYADRTLYGELALTFRHTLAPDAAGGTVVTHTLEVDGPGSDQVGPELGPQIAADFPVAMNELLRAAEARAAGDA; encoded by the coding sequence ATGTGGACGACCGAGCACACCGCGCGAACCGTGGCCCCCGCAGCCGCCGTCTGGGCGTCGCTGCGCGACCTGCACAGCGGCATCCCGCTGGGACCGGCGAGCGACCGGTTCGAGCTGCACGGCCCGTTCGCGGTCGGCACGGAGGTGACCGTCACACCCCAGGGCCAGGAACCGATGACGTCCACGATCGTCGAGCTCGAGCCCGAACGCGTCTACGCGGACCGCACGCTCTACGGCGAACTGGCGCTCACCTTCCGGCACACGCTCGCGCCCGACGCCGCCGGCGGAACCGTGGTGACGCACACGCTCGAGGTCGACGGCCCGGGCTCCGACCAGGTCGGCCCCGAGCTCGGACCGCAGATCGCCGCAGACTTCCCGGTGGCGATGAACGAACTGCTCCGGGCGGCCGAGGCCCGGGCCGCCGGCGATGCCTGA